In Polynucleobacter arcticus, the following proteins share a genomic window:
- a CDS encoding CDP-6-deoxy-delta-3,4-glucoseen reductase, translating into MSYQVTLKASGKQFTVQKDETLLEAALQQGITLPYGCKNGACGSCKGKILEGEVEHGQHSAAALSPTDEASGGTLFCCAHPKSDLLIEAREVQGAGDIAIRKVPCRVNSITRPSEDVAILKLQLPASERFQFLAGQYVEFLLKDGQRRAYSIANAPDQDGPLELHLRHLPGGLFTDFVFGATEPALKEKDILRFEGPLGSFFLREDSKKPIIFVAAGTGFAPIKSIIEQMQLKKIQRPIQLYWGGRRPSDLYLNTLCQSWANEIPHFQYIPVISDALPADQWTGRTGFVHQAVMDDHPNMANSQIYACGAPVMVNAARQDFSSACHLPEEEFYADSFTSAADLATN; encoded by the coding sequence GTGTCTTACCAAGTCACGCTCAAAGCGAGCGGTAAACAATTTACAGTCCAGAAGGATGAGACCCTTTTAGAGGCAGCCCTACAGCAAGGCATTACGCTTCCCTATGGCTGTAAAAACGGTGCCTGCGGATCCTGCAAGGGAAAGATTCTCGAGGGCGAGGTAGAGCATGGGCAACATAGCGCTGCGGCTTTAAGCCCAACCGATGAGGCTAGCGGCGGCACTCTATTTTGCTGTGCTCACCCCAAATCTGACCTCCTCATTGAAGCGCGTGAAGTCCAAGGTGCCGGCGATATTGCAATCCGCAAAGTACCCTGCCGTGTGAATTCGATTACAAGGCCAAGTGAGGATGTGGCAATTCTCAAATTGCAGTTACCCGCAAGCGAGCGATTCCAATTCTTAGCCGGTCAATATGTAGAATTTTTACTCAAGGATGGGCAACGGCGTGCCTACTCGATTGCAAACGCGCCTGATCAAGATGGTCCTCTCGAGCTGCATCTGCGCCATTTACCCGGTGGCTTATTTACCGATTTTGTCTTTGGGGCGACCGAACCTGCGCTCAAAGAGAAGGATATTTTGCGCTTTGAGGGTCCGCTAGGTAGCTTCTTTTTGAGAGAGGATTCCAAGAAACCAATCATTTTTGTTGCTGCGGGTACTGGCTTTGCACCGATCAAGTCCATCATAGAGCAGATGCAGCTCAAGAAGATTCAGCGTCCTATTCAGCTGTATTGGGGGGGACGTCGCCCTAGCGATCTCTACCTTAATACGCTCTGTCAGTCCTGGGCAAACGAGATTCCCCACTTTCAATACATCCCCGTGATCTCAGATGCACTCCCTGCTGACCAGTGGACTGGCCGTACAGGCTTTGTGCACCAAGCAGTGATGGATGACCATCCCAACATGGCAAACTCCCAGATCTATGCCTGTGGCGCACCAGTGATGGTCAATGCGGCTCGCCAGGACTTTTCATCCGCATGTCATCTGCCTGAGGAAGAGTTTTATGCGGACTCCTTCACCAGTGCCGCTGACCTTGCAACAAACTAA
- a CDS encoding acetylornithine transaminase: MNKPAQSIDAHSVMFITPRPEAIMVEGKGSWLTDNHGKRYLDFLQGWAVNCLGHSNPGMIEALNIQAQKLINPSPAFYNEPMLRLSDLLTDNSCFNKVFFANSGAEANEGAIKLARKWGQLNKAGAFEIITFDHSFHGRTLATMSASGKPGWDTMFAPQVAGFPKADLNDLESVKKLVTDKTVAVMLEPVQGEGGVIPTTKEFMQDLRQFTKENNILLIVDEVQAGCGRTGKLFAYQHYGIEPDIMTLGKGIGGGVPLAALMATDAVACFVPGDQGGTYNGNPLMTAVGISVIEQLLAPGFLESVRAKGELLSKELLSISAEFNLEGERGEGLLRALMLSGDIGGKLVQLARDRSPEGLLINSPRPNLLRFMPALNVTDDEIRQMCNILRELLKQVV; the protein is encoded by the coding sequence ATGAATAAGCCAGCCCAGTCCATCGACGCCCACTCAGTAATGTTTATTACTCCGCGACCAGAAGCAATCATGGTTGAGGGTAAAGGGTCGTGGCTCACCGATAACCATGGCAAGCGCTATTTGGATTTCTTGCAAGGTTGGGCAGTCAACTGTCTTGGCCACAGCAATCCCGGCATGATTGAGGCGCTCAACATACAAGCTCAGAAGTTGATTAATCCCAGCCCCGCCTTTTACAACGAACCCATGTTGCGTTTGTCGGACTTGCTCACAGACAATAGTTGCTTTAATAAAGTCTTCTTTGCCAATAGCGGAGCAGAGGCTAATGAGGGCGCTATTAAGTTAGCGCGCAAATGGGGGCAACTCAATAAAGCAGGCGCCTTTGAAATCATCACTTTTGACCACAGCTTTCATGGTCGCACCTTAGCAACTATGAGTGCCTCAGGCAAGCCAGGTTGGGACACGATGTTTGCCCCGCAAGTAGCTGGCTTTCCTAAAGCAGATTTAAATGATTTAGAGTCAGTCAAAAAACTGGTGACCGATAAAACGGTTGCAGTAATGCTCGAGCCAGTACAAGGTGAAGGCGGCGTGATTCCAACGACCAAAGAATTTATGCAGGACCTGCGCCAATTCACGAAAGAAAATAATATCCTGTTGATCGTGGATGAAGTGCAAGCTGGCTGTGGCAGAACTGGTAAGTTGTTTGCATATCAGCACTATGGTATTGAGCCAGACATCATGACTTTAGGTAAAGGTATTGGTGGTGGCGTTCCACTAGCTGCACTGATGGCAACTGATGCGGTTGCGTGCTTTGTACCAGGTGATCAGGGCGGCACCTATAACGGTAACCCCCTCATGACCGCAGTGGGCATTAGCGTGATCGAGCAACTTTTAGCCCCAGGGTTTTTAGAATCGGTGCGCGCAAAAGGAGAATTGCTCAGCAAAGAATTGCTCTCCATCTCTGCCGAATTTAATTTGGAGGGCGAACGTGGTGAAGGCCTACTACGCGCCCTCATGCTCAGTGGCGATATTGGTGGCAAATTAGTTCAACTTGCTCGCGACCGAAGCCCGGAAGGCTTGCTGATTAATTCACCAAGGCCGAATCTATTGCGTTTTATGCCAGCCCTCAATGTGACCGATGATGAAATCCGTCAGATGTGTAATATCTTGAGAGAGTTGCTAAAGCAAGTAGTCTAA
- a CDS encoding bifunctional riboflavin kinase/FAD synthetase: protein MNVFRGPTQFSAGPACALTIGNFDGVHRGHRALLKQLKDGAQERNLVSCVMTFEPHPKEFFAPEQAPPRILNLRDKLAAFSDIGIDRVVVEHFNNAFARLTPEQFVSEIIVNQLNAKWILIGDDFCYGAKRAGDFASLKAAGEKYGFEVSSIDTVVEDGERISSSALRNALANGKMEQARKLLGRPYGISGHVIHGQKLGRTLGFPTLNLAVANHLHHRKPACSGIFTAQVIGLGDKPLPAVASLGVRPTVEDEGRVLLETHIFDYNADVYGKIITVELLEKIRDEAKYSDLDALTKAIASDAAHARNYFQKKTYV, encoded by the coding sequence GTGAACGTATTCCGTGGCCCCACTCAGTTTTCTGCAGGACCAGCTTGTGCCTTAACCATCGGTAATTTCGATGGCGTGCACAGGGGTCACCGCGCCCTGCTCAAGCAGCTTAAGGATGGAGCTCAAGAACGCAACTTAGTGAGCTGCGTCATGACCTTCGAGCCGCACCCAAAGGAATTCTTTGCTCCAGAACAAGCGCCGCCACGTATTCTGAATTTGCGTGACAAGCTTGCTGCGTTTTCCGACATCGGAATCGACCGCGTCGTTGTCGAGCATTTCAACAATGCATTTGCCCGCCTTACGCCAGAACAATTTGTTTCTGAAATCATCGTCAACCAACTGAACGCTAAATGGATTTTAATTGGGGATGATTTTTGTTATGGCGCAAAACGCGCTGGTGATTTTGCAAGCCTAAAAGCAGCTGGTGAAAAATATGGTTTTGAGGTATCTAGCATTGATACCGTAGTGGAAGATGGCGAACGAATTTCTAGCTCAGCGTTACGCAATGCATTAGCCAATGGAAAAATGGAGCAGGCCAGAAAACTACTTGGTCGCCCTTACGGAATTTCTGGTCATGTTATTCATGGTCAAAAACTCGGGCGCACTTTAGGCTTCCCTACACTCAATCTCGCTGTGGCCAATCACCTGCATCACCGCAAGCCAGCATGCTCGGGTATCTTTACGGCCCAAGTGATTGGCCTGGGGGATAAACCTCTGCCAGCGGTAGCCAGTCTCGGCGTGAGACCAACAGTTGAAGATGAAGGTCGCGTATTGCTAGAGACCCATATTTTTGATTACAACGCTGACGTCTACGGAAAAATTATTACTGTAGAACTCTTAGAAAAAATTCGTGATGAGGCGAAGTACTCTGACCTCGATGCCCTTACTAAAGCGATTGCATCTGATGCAGCGCATGCCAGAAATTATTTCCAGAAAAAAACTTATGTCTGA
- the radC gene encoding RadC family protein gives MDQPREKLRALGAAALTDAELLAIFLRVGVKGKSAVTLAKDLLHHFGNLPRLLSCTSEELTQIHGMGISKWSQIQAAYELVKRSLEETLSQDSVFSSPSYVKEFLQAKFGRLPHEVFLCLYLDSRLHLMECQELFRGSLTHTAVYPREILKEALSRNASALIVAHNHPSGNPLPSIADQELTLALTKALQLVDIPLLDHCIVSNSGFFSFSDAGLMNNE, from the coding sequence ATGGATCAGCCCCGCGAGAAACTACGTGCACTCGGAGCAGCAGCCCTGACAGATGCCGAATTACTTGCCATCTTTCTCCGGGTTGGCGTTAAGGGAAAATCTGCCGTAACCCTAGCAAAAGACCTGCTTCACCATTTTGGCAATCTGCCACGTCTGCTGTCTTGCACTTCGGAGGAGTTAACCCAGATTCATGGAATGGGTATTTCTAAATGGTCACAAATTCAAGCCGCTTACGAGCTAGTTAAGCGCAGTCTTGAAGAAACACTCTCTCAAGACTCCGTTTTTTCTTCCCCCAGCTACGTCAAAGAGTTCTTGCAGGCTAAATTTGGGCGCCTTCCTCATGAAGTCTTCTTATGCCTTTACCTCGACTCCAGACTTCACTTGATGGAGTGCCAGGAGCTCTTTAGGGGCTCCCTAACCCATACTGCCGTCTACCCCAGAGAAATCCTCAAGGAAGCCCTCTCTAGGAATGCCAGCGCCCTAATCGTGGCTCACAACCATCCTAGCGGAAATCCGTTACCCAGTATTGCTGATCAAGAATTAACCCTGGCGCTCACCAAAGCCCTGCAATTAGTCGATATTCCGCTTTTAGATCACTGCATTGTCAGCAATAGTGGATTTTTCTCATTTTCTGATGCAGGCCTTATGAATAATGAGTAA
- the rpmG gene encoding 50S ribosomal protein L33 — translation MAKGGREKIKLESSAGTGHFYTTSKNKRTKPEKMEIMKFDPTIRKHVAYKETKLK, via the coding sequence ATGGCTAAAGGCGGCAGAGAAAAAATCAAGTTAGAGTCATCAGCTGGTACTGGTCACTTCTATACAACTTCAAAAAACAAGCGTACAAAGCCTGAGAAAATGGAGATCATGAAGTTTGATCCAACCATTCGCAAGCACGTTGCTTATAAAGAAACAAAGCTGAAATAA
- a CDS encoding DesA family fatty acid desaturase — MNAASGFDLFLNWLSHGYLNWAWWQILVFTLVATHITIAGVTIFLHRCQAHRALDLHPIMSHFFRFWLWLTTGMITKEWAAIHRKHHAKCETIDDPHSPQVLGIGTVLARGAELYKKESRNQETVDKFGHGTPDDWLERNIYSKCSWQGVALMLIVDVFLFGAIGLTVWAVQMLWIPITAAGIINGIGHFWGYRNYDCEDAATNVFPWGILIGGEELHNNHHTFATSAKLSSKWYEFDIGWMYIQILSAVGLAKVKKTSPKPVLSDLRPADQGTLEAIIANRYEIMARYSKTLRSFFSNEVQHMQELASHLKDARTWLGKDESRLTVEEQAKLEELMASNIQLRKMIEMRRDLQAIWSRSNATGDQLLSQLHAWCQSAEDSGLSSLRDFSLRLRRYA, encoded by the coding sequence TTGAACGCAGCTTCAGGTTTTGATTTATTCCTTAACTGGCTCTCCCATGGCTATTTAAATTGGGCTTGGTGGCAAATCCTCGTTTTCACGCTGGTTGCCACCCATATCACTATTGCCGGTGTAACGATTTTTTTGCACCGCTGCCAAGCGCACCGGGCTTTGGACTTGCATCCCATCATGTCTCACTTTTTCCGTTTCTGGCTCTGGTTAACAACGGGGATGATTACCAAGGAGTGGGCAGCTATTCATCGCAAGCATCACGCTAAGTGCGAAACGATTGATGATCCGCATAGCCCGCAAGTGTTGGGCATCGGCACCGTGCTGGCTCGCGGTGCTGAGCTGTATAAAAAAGAATCACGCAATCAAGAGACTGTAGATAAGTTTGGTCACGGCACACCCGATGATTGGCTCGAGCGCAATATCTATTCGAAATGCTCTTGGCAGGGCGTGGCTTTAATGCTGATTGTTGATGTGTTCCTGTTTGGCGCAATCGGTTTAACGGTATGGGCTGTACAAATGCTGTGGATTCCAATTACAGCCGCTGGAATCATTAATGGCATTGGCCACTTTTGGGGTTATCGTAATTACGACTGTGAAGATGCTGCAACCAATGTTTTTCCTTGGGGAATTTTGATTGGTGGAGAGGAGCTACATAACAATCACCACACCTTTGCTACCAGTGCCAAGCTTTCTAGCAAGTGGTATGAGTTTGATATTGGCTGGATGTACATTCAGATTTTGAGTGCTGTTGGTTTAGCTAAAGTAAAGAAGACTTCTCCTAAGCCGGTGCTCAGCGACTTGCGTCCCGCTGATCAGGGAACGCTTGAAGCCATCATCGCTAATCGTTATGAAATCATGGCTCGCTATAGCAAAACTTTGCGTAGCTTCTTCAGTAACGAGGTTCAGCATATGCAGGAGTTAGCATCGCACCTTAAAGACGCACGCACCTGGTTGGGTAAGGATGAATCCCGCTTGACGGTTGAAGAGCAAGCCAAGCTTGAAGAGCTCATGGCTAGCAATATCCAGCTACGTAAGATGATTGAGATGCGCCGTGATCTACAAGCAATCTGGAGTCGCTCTAATGCTACCGGCGATCAATTGCTTTCTCAGTTGCATGCCTGGTGTCAGAGTGCTGAAGATAGTGGCTTATCGAGCCTTCGCGACTTCTCCTTGAGACTGCGTCGCTACGCCTAA
- the purN gene encoding phosphoribosylglycinamide formyltransferase produces MPSIVTLISGRGSNFEAIVKTAQKEGWPVTFAGVIANHSAAKGLDFARSQGIPAFAIEHREHATRDSFDAALIQKIDELGADLVVLAGFMRILTPAFIRHFEGRLINIHPALLPAFPGLHTHERALEAGVVEHGASVHFVTEGVDEGPIICQASVPVLPGDDADSLAARVLVAEHQIYPRAVKWFLDGRLRIVSNQVQVQPPESQLIKL; encoded by the coding sequence ATGCCATCAATCGTCACCTTAATCTCAGGCCGCGGATCTAATTTCGAGGCTATCGTCAAAACTGCCCAAAAAGAGGGCTGGCCCGTCACTTTTGCGGGGGTTATTGCCAACCATTCTGCGGCCAAGGGCCTGGATTTTGCTCGCTCCCAGGGTATTCCTGCCTTTGCTATTGAGCATCGGGAGCATGCCACGCGCGACTCTTTTGATGCTGCTTTGATACAGAAAATCGATGAATTAGGGGCTGATTTGGTGGTTTTGGCAGGTTTCATGAGAATTCTGACTCCTGCCTTCATTCGCCATTTTGAGGGTCGCCTCATCAATATTCACCCAGCTTTGCTGCCTGCTTTCCCGGGTTTGCACACCCATGAGCGTGCTTTAGAGGCTGGCGTTGTTGAGCACGGGGCCAGCGTGCACTTTGTGACTGAGGGCGTGGATGAAGGCCCCATCATTTGCCAGGCCTCCGTTCCGGTACTTCCAGGTGATGATGCAGATAGCTTGGCTGCTCGAGTTTTGGTTGCCGAGCATCAGATTTACCCGCGGGCCGTAAAATGGTTCCTTGATGGACGATTGCGAATAGTAAGTAATCAAGTTCAGGTACAACCACCGGAGTCGCAATTAATAAAATTATGA
- the ispH gene encoding 4-hydroxy-3-methylbut-2-enyl diphosphate reductase has protein sequence MTMEESTQDSPEILMAQPRGFCAGVDRAINIVNEALTRFGAPIYVRHEIVHNAYVVDELRQKGAVFVEELHEVPKGGIVVFSAHGVSQEVRKDAEQRGLQVYDATCPLVTKVHLEVVKMCKDGFTVLMIGHAGHPEVEGTMGQVNKGIHLIETVADVADLTFDANEKIAFVTQTTLSVDETKEIVDVLTKKFPNIVQPRKQDICYATQNRQDAVKFMAPQVDVVIVVGSKASSNSNRLRELAEKLGVPAYMVDAPEQLQAEWFVGKKRVGLTAGASAPESLAQSIVSKIQEFGPRSIRALDGVVEDVTFSLPKNLVA, from the coding sequence ATGACTATGGAAGAAAGTACGCAAGACTCCCCAGAAATATTGATGGCACAACCCCGTGGTTTTTGTGCAGGGGTTGATCGGGCAATCAATATTGTGAATGAAGCGCTGACACGTTTTGGCGCGCCAATTTATGTCCGCCATGAAATTGTTCACAACGCTTACGTTGTCGATGAATTGCGTCAGAAGGGCGCAGTATTTGTTGAAGAGCTGCATGAGGTTCCCAAGGGTGGAATTGTGGTGTTCAGTGCGCATGGCGTTTCTCAAGAAGTTCGTAAAGATGCCGAGCAGCGTGGGCTACAGGTATATGACGCCACGTGCCCCCTGGTAACTAAGGTTCATCTTGAAGTGGTGAAGATGTGCAAAGATGGCTTCACGGTCTTGATGATCGGACATGCTGGTCATCCAGAAGTTGAAGGCACGATGGGTCAAGTCAATAAAGGCATCCATCTGATTGAAACTGTGGCAGATGTTGCAGATCTCACTTTTGACGCGAATGAAAAAATTGCTTTTGTTACGCAAACCACACTCTCCGTAGATGAGACCAAAGAAATTGTTGATGTCTTAACAAAAAAATTCCCGAATATTGTGCAGCCACGTAAACAAGACATTTGCTATGCCACACAAAATCGCCAAGATGCTGTGAAATTCATGGCACCCCAGGTGGATGTTGTCATTGTGGTGGGAAGCAAGGCGAGCTCGAACTCGAATCGCTTGCGTGAATTAGCTGAAAAGTTAGGTGTACCAGCTTACATGGTGGATGCGCCTGAGCAATTGCAGGCGGAATGGTTTGTGGGTAAAAAAAGAGTAGGCCTGACTGCGGGTGCCTCAGCTCCCGAAAGTTTGGCGCAATCGATTGTGAGTAAGATTCAAGAATTTGGCCCACGTAGTATTCGGGCTTTGGACGGCGTAGTTGAAGATGTCACCTTTTCCTTGCCAAAAAATTTAGTTGCTTAG
- a CDS encoding FKBP-type peptidyl-prolyl cis-trans isomerase: MTKLTVLPNSFLTLNYRLTLPSGDDYINTFIDRPATVMMGSGQFAPCFEKVLIGLGVGEKKSAVLPPEESFGERKEELIQWVSLGALKEGRDDDVEFNPGDVIEFNAPGGAQYAGVLQSINEEGAWFDFNHPLAGRSVTFEAEIIAIL; encoded by the coding sequence ATGACTAAGCTTACGGTTTTGCCCAACTCCTTCTTGACTCTCAACTATCGACTCACTCTGCCCAGTGGGGACGACTACATCAATACGTTTATCGATCGTCCTGCGACGGTGATGATGGGTTCTGGACAATTTGCGCCTTGTTTTGAAAAAGTATTGATTGGGTTAGGTGTTGGGGAAAAGAAAAGCGCTGTACTCCCGCCTGAAGAAAGTTTTGGCGAGCGCAAAGAGGAGTTAATTCAGTGGGTCTCTTTGGGCGCACTCAAAGAAGGTCGAGACGATGACGTCGAATTTAATCCAGGCGATGTGATTGAATTTAATGCGCCTGGTGGTGCGCAGTACGCTGGTGTATTGCAGTCTATTAATGAAGAGGGTGCTTGGTTTGATTTCAATCACCCCCTTGCCGGAAGGTCTGTAACCTTCGAGGCTGAAATCATAGCGATTCTTTAA
- a CDS encoding RsmB/NOP family class I SAM-dependent RNA methyltransferase, whose amino-acid sequence MSKERSSRGASKDSKSGSRSGSRLGPQKSYAAKSKDPLRRPERRNASGNIIAPEGQKNFSNAKALPQHAIHLERLLPELLNFEQPADRVVSRYFRSEPQLGNRDRALIAESAFAILRRKNEFSQFASSGEGSQARRLALLGLMSALTEGGLGSANRAESAIADLAHVLKPGEYEWLQRFATVDPTALNPLVRNNLPEWLWDAFGKYPGEETREALAKSLMQPALLDLRANTMKTTREQLLVEMNALGGRYQAIPTPYAPDGVRIMGKPALQNTVGFKAGMFEVQDEGSQLLAYLLAPKRGEMVVDFCAGAGGKTLALGALMRSTGRLYALDTSERRLANLKPRQARSGLSNVHPVWIDSENDAKIKRLAGKIDRVLVDAPCSGMGTLRRNPDLKWRQTPEGVLELNQKQMNILTSASRLLKPGGRLVYATCSLLPQENQLIAEAFLEKHPNFEAVPAAEVLKPLFPKEMMPMGCSPDNPWWQLWPHIHGTDGFFGAVFQKKAAAPVAKLDHDADNAEEKEIQVKPKKAGKELK is encoded by the coding sequence ATGAGTAAAGAACGTTCATCCCGCGGAGCAAGCAAGGACAGTAAATCCGGATCCAGATCAGGATCTAGACTAGGCCCACAAAAAAGTTACGCTGCCAAATCCAAAGATCCTTTACGTCGTCCAGAGCGCCGTAATGCGAGCGGCAACATCATTGCACCCGAAGGTCAAAAAAACTTTTCTAATGCCAAGGCTTTGCCTCAGCATGCGATTCATTTAGAGCGATTACTTCCAGAATTATTGAATTTCGAGCAACCTGCTGATCGGGTTGTGAGTCGGTATTTCCGCTCCGAACCACAGCTAGGCAACCGTGATCGTGCCTTGATTGCAGAGAGTGCATTTGCGATCTTGCGTCGTAAAAATGAGTTCTCTCAATTCGCTTCTAGCGGTGAGGGCTCGCAAGCTAGACGTTTAGCCCTATTGGGTTTGATGTCCGCCCTAACTGAAGGTGGCCTAGGTTCTGCGAACCGTGCAGAAAGTGCAATCGCTGATTTGGCTCACGTACTGAAGCCTGGTGAGTATGAGTGGTTGCAACGATTCGCAACCGTTGATCCAACCGCGCTCAATCCATTGGTCCGCAACAATTTGCCGGAATGGTTATGGGATGCATTTGGAAAATATCCTGGCGAAGAAACGCGTGAAGCCTTAGCGAAATCACTGATGCAGCCTGCTTTGTTGGACCTGCGCGCTAACACCATGAAAACCACTCGAGAGCAATTGCTGGTCGAGATGAATGCATTGGGTGGTCGCTATCAAGCAATCCCTACGCCTTATGCACCTGATGGGGTGCGCATTATGGGTAAGCCTGCTTTACAAAATACGGTTGGATTTAAAGCGGGGATGTTTGAGGTGCAAGACGAAGGAAGCCAGCTGTTAGCTTATTTGCTAGCGCCCAAGCGTGGTGAGATGGTTGTGGATTTTTGTGCAGGTGCCGGCGGCAAGACCTTGGCACTCGGTGCGCTTATGCGCTCTACAGGGCGCTTGTACGCTCTGGATACATCCGAGCGCCGCTTAGCCAATTTAAAGCCAAGACAAGCCCGTAGCGGCCTTTCTAACGTCCATCCTGTGTGGATAGATAGCGAGAATGATGCCAAGATCAAGCGCTTGGCGGGCAAGATCGATCGTGTTTTGGTAGATGCGCCTTGTAGCGGTATGGGAACACTGCGACGCAATCCTGACCTGAAGTGGCGTCAGACCCCAGAGGGTGTTCTAGAGCTCAATCAGAAGCAGATGAATATTTTGACTTCAGCGAGTCGCTTATTAAAACCGGGCGGCCGCTTGGTTTATGCCACGTGCAGTCTGTTGCCTCAAGAAAACCAACTGATTGCAGAAGCATTTTTGGAAAAGCACCCTAATTTTGAGGCAGTCCCTGCTGCCGAGGTCCTTAAGCCGCTGTTTCCAAAGGAAATGATGCCTATGGGTTGCAGTCCAGATAATCCTTGGTGGCAACTATGGCCGCATATCCATGGGACTGACGGATTCTTTGGCGCAGTATTCCAAAAGAAAGCGGCTGCACCTGTTGCGAAGCTCGATCATGATGCTGACAATGCTGAGGAAAAAGAGATTCAGGTCAAACCCAAGAAAGCCGGGAAAGAACTAAAATAA
- the rpmB gene encoding 50S ribosomal protein L28 produces the protein MAKVCQVTGKKPMVGNNVSHANNKTKRRFLPNLQNRRFWVESENRWISLRLTNAGLRVIDKNGIDAVLTDLRARGEI, from the coding sequence ATGGCAAAAGTTTGCCAAGTCACTGGGAAGAAGCCGATGGTTGGCAACAATGTATCCCATGCAAACAATAAAACGAAGCGTCGCTTTTTGCCGAATTTGCAAAATCGTCGTTTCTGGGTTGAATCTGAAAACCGTTGGATTAGCTTGCGCTTAACCAACGCTGGTTTGCGCGTTATCGACAAAAATGGCATCGATGCTGTTTTGACTGATCTTCGTGCACGCGGCGAAATTTAA
- a CDS encoding SDR family oxidoreductase, with the protein MQSFGKPRILIIGCGDIGLRVAKQLAKGCRVYALTSQKTRFQELRAVGAIPILGDLDKPDSLWRLSGLAETVIHLAPPQNTGHRDCRTRNLLRILAQGSDTVRRLIYVSTTGVYGDHKGARVSEITPVNPQSERAKRRVDAEDSLRLWAPAHGVVLTILRVPGIYAADRLPVERIQARTPALIAVEDAYSNHIQSDDLARLVCAAVYHGKPQRVINACDGGETKMGDYFDQVADAFGMDRPPRLPGEDLQKIVSPMLWSFMRESRRVTNQRLSELKTPLRYPSVAAFLKTISKNP; encoded by the coding sequence ATGCAATCTTTTGGTAAACCTCGAATCCTGATCATTGGCTGCGGCGACATTGGTCTGCGCGTGGCCAAACAGTTGGCGAAAGGTTGCCGTGTATACGCCTTAACCTCCCAGAAAACACGCTTTCAGGAGCTGAGGGCAGTTGGCGCGATTCCGATTCTGGGGGATCTGGATAAGCCCGATAGCTTGTGGCGCTTAAGTGGATTGGCCGAAACCGTGATTCACTTAGCACCACCCCAAAATACTGGTCATCGTGATTGCCGAACTCGCAACCTCCTCCGAATTTTAGCCCAAGGATCCGATACCGTCAGGCGCCTGATTTATGTGAGTACTACGGGCGTCTATGGGGATCATAAAGGCGCTAGAGTGAGCGAAATTACCCCTGTCAACCCACAAAGCGAACGTGCTAAGCGGCGTGTAGATGCTGAGGATAGCCTTCGCTTATGGGCACCAGCCCATGGCGTAGTGCTCACCATCCTGCGTGTGCCTGGTATCTATGCGGCAGACAGGCTGCCTGTTGAGCGGATTCAGGCGCGGACACCGGCTTTAATTGCAGTTGAAGATGCCTACTCAAATCACATTCAAAGCGATGATTTGGCAAGACTTGTGTGTGCCGCCGTGTATCACGGTAAGCCGCAGCGCGTGATTAATGCCTGTGACGGTGGTGAAACCAAGATGGGTGATTACTTTGATCAGGTAGCCGATGCCTTTGGAATGGATCGACCGCCTAGATTGCCGGGTGAAGACTTACAGAAAATCGTATCCCCTATGCTCTGGTCATTTATGCGGGAGTCACGGCGCGTAACGAATCAGCGGCTATCAGAGCTAAAAACGCCGCTTCGCTATCCCAGCGTGGCAGCGTTTCTGAAAACTATTTCCAAGAATCCTTGA